In the Colletotrichum lupini chromosome 1, complete sequence genome, one interval contains:
- a CDS encoding beta-ketoacyl synthase domain-containing protein codes for MPFIDEPTRAESTCQPIAIIGIGLRAPGDASDPEKFWQMLLDARSARSEIPKDRYNVDGFYHPDPERLGSIQPRHAHFLKQDFKVFDAPFFSVTPKEAKAMDPTHRMLLEATYEGFENAGLRLEDVSGTQTSCYIGTFTGDFPNLQARDNEGPSIYHATGLSSSLASNRLSWFYNLRGPSMTIDTACSSSLTAFHLACQSIRTGEAEMSVVAGANLMFGPDMSILLGAAKILSPEGKSKMWDANANGFARGEGFGVTILKPLDAALRDGDTVRAVVLASAANEDGRTPGISLPNSEAQQELIRTAYRKAGVDPAETGYVEAHGTGTQAGDPLEARAILKTIGDQPSRKSELYVGSVKSTFEELNPQIELSDNVKIPTTLTVWPHSGPRRASINSFGFGGANAHVILEDAASYLLRHGLSGRHATVSKPRLPQSTSSNASDVGSESETTSSISPEEPCSKLFVLSANDQEGVKRNVGRIIDYLASKTSGQPLSMTDLAYTLSSKRKTLPWKSFAIASDINSLYQSLETIPAVVRSFNSSVPGVAFVFTGQGAQYFKMGKGLSVYKAFRDSMLRSETILKSLGCTWTLTEELDRPEAECNLRWTEYSQPACTALQVALVDLAKEWGVKPVAVVGHSSGEIGAAYCAGFIDHEAAVKIAWLRGQVSQTVSKNGGMLAVSASAESVSEYLQSLKLGKAIVGCINSPKACTISGDDAAIGELQEILKEAQIPCPPLRSYLLDTFSTEDRFSDLSYATILRRKFDGAHTALEAMGQLWTKGCDVDINRVNEVTSDANMLVDLPPYAWNHKLSFWDESYLSREYRLRNKPRTDLLGYRIPGTPDPTWRNFLRCNENPWIREHKVQGDILYPGAGIVVMAIEAARQLAEENPTEEVYGYELRDVAIDTALRVPDTDKGIEVMIQLHPRRTGTKAGPSATLNEFAVSSWSEDIKEWTVHARGLVSVTYKSSLSPAMQRELALENERYAQTFAEAKEICQKPARSFLYDTVKTIGMQYGPTFRNMTELFAGPSASYGIISVPNTKAVMPKGFEYPFVVHPATLDSVLHLLFPSISGEDQSLSEAVVPFSFDRIFVSAKLSTVPGTKLHGCSTAQKTSYTTWKSSITISEDLSEPAIIMDGLSLASVGEGEASQAQETRASCFGQTWHEDSDLLEPSQIKELVYKRTLKSKDDDSVLDKLEYVCLVHIHRCLAWLESEEGKAFMPQDGFWKSYVEWMHDTIKQFPPLAASEAEVEAELDAARKRIVLSESGDITVQMVDRIGENLSKIFSRVVEPLQVMTEGDLLYSFYRGAFGTSFNTNVAEYVGLIADKRPGINILEIGAGTGGTTYHVLERLRNADGTSKAAKYCFTDISPGFLSKAADRFSTDASIMEFTTLNIENEPTEQGFTRESYDLIVCANVLHATKSIQETLAHCKSLLKPGGRLVLSEVTIKRIFSGFIMGPLPGWWLGEDDGRKGGPLLDVEEWNTALNLAGFSGVDVDIRGDREASKEPVSLIISTKPEKQVSGPSQFVVVSTGSELSEKLAKAIKEQFVSASQDVSIAQWDGISESQVNGKYCLCLAEWEEAILANLTDENWGKLRQVILGSAGTIWITGGAAMECSEPMKSLMVGLSRAIRNEDAGVRLATLDLETASNISFEEAARNVLKVALGHSRGDGVDGEFAARGSTVYIPRVERTLSVDGSLRRYEAKGQPELVSFKGCGRPLKLTIKTPGLLDTFRWEEDETYYQPLPEDWIEVEVKAVGLNFKDVLVALGNLAENKLGVDASGVVTRVGSAVSDFKPGDRVMTASCDTFATYVRFPAKGAIAVPGKMTFEEAASMPLIFLTAHYSLVTAGSLVKDEKILIHAAAGGVGQAAIMIAQRKGAEIFATVGSDEKKQLIMEQYGIPEDHIFSSRDTSFAKAIMRATNGQGVDVVLNSLAGEALRLSWHCLAKFGRFLEIGKADLFANTGLDMKPFLDNKSYIGVNLLDFENNPTPRAVALWEDTAKLIHDGSVKPIAPIQLFSMAEVEKAFRHMQAGKHMGKVVVRVDDSDMVSAIPRMPSVDIQADATYVVAGVGGICKEIGRWLAEKGAKHLVLLSRSAASSEENKAFASELQKTYEANTYAYDCDVGNKAALQEVLEDLKAKGVPAVKGCVTGAMVLRDTLFDKMTADHVRTTVGPKVRGTWNLHELLPRDLDFFVMLSSLAGVMGHRGQGNYGCGNIFQDYFAAYRRSQGLRAMTIDIGYLLSVGFVAEHDEYVDHVKAMGLKVMHKSDLHGLMATALEGSEAHPPQVMCGLPYNEHDDAWYWIQDQRFAGLRKTAAGSGAGGSATVSLREELGRCGKTDDEAVHLITSALVQRLAKLMMMPEDDVDAGKPLSAYGVDSLVAVEVRNWIAKEVAVEVSVFDIMANIPMRQLAADLAGKSKLLVQEVS; via the exons ATGCCGTTCATCGACGAGCCCACCCGTGCTGAAAGCACATGTCAGCCCATTGCCATCATTGGTATTGGCTTGAGAGCACCCGGCGATGCCTCTGATCCGGAGAAGTTCTGGCAGATGCTCTTGGACGCTCGCTCTGCGCGATCCGAGATTCCCAAGGATCGCTACAACGTTGACGGCTTTTACCATCCCGACCCTGAAAGACTGGGAAGCATCCAGCCCAG GCATGCGCACTTCTTAAAACAGGACTTCAAGGTTTTTGACGCACCATTCTTCTCTGTCACACCTAAGGAAGCCAAGGCCATGGATCCGACGCACCGGATGCTTCTTGAAGCAACTTACGAGGGCTTTGAGAATG CTGGTCTGAGACTGGAAGACGTCTCGGGAACTCAAACATCTTGCTACATTGGTACCTTCACCGGAGACTTCCCCAACCTGCAAGCTCGTGACAATGAAGGGCCCTCTATCTATC ATGCCACCGGTCTCTCTTCCTCCCTTGCCTCGAATCGGCTTTCGTGGTTCTACAACCTGAGGGGCCCCTCAATGACCATCGACACTGCATGCTCGTCTAGTCTAACGGCCTTCCATCTGGCTTGCCAGAGCATACGTACAGGAGAGGCAGAGATG AGCGTTGTTGCTGGTGCCAATCTCATGTTCGGCCCAGACATGTCTATTTTGCTCGGTGCCGCCAAAATTCTCTCTCCCGAGGGAAAGTCCAAGATGTGGGATGCGAACGCCAACGGATTCGCTCGCGGAGAAGGGTTTGGCGTCACAATTCTCAAGCCCTTGGATGCCGCGCTTCGCGACGGCGACACCGTTCGCGCTGTTGTGCTGGCCTCAGCAGCGAATGAGGACGGAAGGACCCCTGGTATCTCGCTGCCAAACAGCGAAGCTCAGCAGGAACTCATCCGCACTGCGTACCGCAAAGCTGGAGTTGATCCCGCGGAGACCGGCTACGTTGAGGCACACGGCACGGGAACGCAAGCCGGCGACCCTCTGGAAGCACGTGCTATTCTCAAGACGATAGGAGACCAGCCCAGCCGCAAGTCCGAGCTGTACGTTGGCTCGGTGAAGAGTAC GTTCGAAGAACTCAACCCCCAGATCGAGCTATCAGATAACGTCAAGATTCCCACAACTCTCACTGTGTGGCCTCATAGCGGCCCAAGACGTGCTAGCATCAACTCTTTTGGTTTTGGAGGAGCCAACGCTCATGTCATCCTTGAAGATGCCGCATCCTACCTCCTCCGTCATGGTCTCTCAGGACGTCATGCGACAGTTTCCAAGCCAAGACTACCTCAATCTACTTCCAGCAATGCCAGCGATGTCGGCTCTGAAAGCGAGACCACCAGCAGCATCAGCCCAGAAGAGCCCTGCTCCAAGCTCTTCGTGCTTTCCGCGAATGATCAAGAGGGTGTCAAACGCAACGTTGGAAGGATAATCGACTACCTTGCCTCCAAAACCTCTGGCCAACCGCTCTCAATGACCGATCTTGCCTACACCCTCTCTTCGAAACGGAAAACTTTACCCTGGAAGTCTTTCGCAATTGCTTCCGACATCAACAGCCTTTACCAGAGTCTTGAGACTATCCCCGCCGTTGTTCGATCGTTCAACTCGTCTGTGCCGGGTGTCGCCTTCGTATTCACTGGCCAAGGAGCCCAGTACTTCAAGATGGGCAAAGGCCTCTCCGTATACAAGGCTTTCAGAGACAGCATGCTGCGCTCTGAGACGATCCTCAAGTCTCTTGGCTGCACCTGGACTTTGACCGAAGAACTGGATCGCCCCGAAGCCGAATGCAACCTACGCTGGACGGAGTACAGCCAGCCAGCATGCACTGCCTTGCAAGTCGCGCTCGTTGATCTTGCCAAGGAATGGGGTGTTAAGCCTGTCGCCGTTGTTGGTCACTCTAGCGGAGAGATCGGAGCCGCCTACTGTGCAGGCTTCATCGATCATGAGGCGGCGGTGAAAATTGCGTGGCTAAGAGGTCAGGTTTCTCAGACTGTCTCCAAGAACGGCGGCATGTTGGCCGTGTCCGCAAGCGCCGAGAGCGTCAGCGAGTACCTTCAATCCCTCAAGCTCGGAAAGGCCATCGTTGGCTGTATCAACAGTCCCAAGGCTTGCACAATCTCTGGAGACGATGCTGCTATCGGCGAATTACAGGAGATTCTGAAGGAAGCGCAGATTCCATGCCCTC CTCTGAGAAGCTACCTGCTCGACACATTCTCTACTGAGGACAGGTTCTCAGACCTATCCTATGCCACAATACTACGACGCAAGTTCGACGGGGCTCACACTGCCCTGGAGGCGATGGGACAATTGTGGACTAAGGGGTGCGACGTTGATATCAACCGCGTTAACGAAGTCACATCTGACGCCAACATGCTTGTGGACTTGCCACCGTACGCATGGAACCATAAGCTCTCCTTCTGGGATGAGTCCTACCTCAGCCGCGAGTACAGACTCAGAAACAAGCCGCGTACGGATCTGCTTGGGTACCGAATCCCAGGTACTCCGGATCCTACCTGGCGCAACTTCCTTCGATGCAACGAGAACCCTTGGATCCGCGAGCACAAGGTCCAGGGCGACATTCTCTATCCTGGAGCGGGTATTGTTGTCATGGCTATTGAAGCAGCCCGTCAGCTTGCGGAAGAGAACCCCACGGAGGAGGTCTACGGATACGAACTCCGCGATGTTGCCATTGACACTGCCCTTAGAGTGCCGGACACCGACAAGGGTATCGAGGTGATGATCCAATTGCATCCTCGTCGCACTGGTACCAAGGCCGGTCCGTCTGCTACCCTCAACGAGTTTGCTGTCTCTTCTTGGTCTGAAGACATCAAGGAGTGGACGGTGCATGCGCGAGGACTGGTCTCTGTCACCTACAAGTCGTCTCTCTCCCCGGCCATGCAACGCGAACTGGCTCTTGAGAACGAGCGCTACGCGCAAACCTTTGCCGAAGCCAAGGAGATCTGTCAGAAGCCTGCACGGAGCTTTCTTTACGACACCGTTAAGACCATTGGCATGCAGTATGGCCCGACTTTCCGCAACATGACCGAGCTTTTTGCTGGGCCTAGTGCAAGCTACGGCATCATCAGTGTACCGAATACCAAGGCCGTCATGCCCAAGGGTTTCGAATACCCGTTCGTGGTCCACCCCGCGACCCTAGACTCTGTGCTGCATCTTCTCTTCCCCTCTATTAGTGGCGAGGACCAGTCTCTTAGCGAGGCAGTCGTGCCATTCTCGTTTGACAGAATCTTCGTCTCTGCCAAACTCTCAACAGTCCCTGGAACTAAGCTTCACGGATGTTCCACGGCTCAGAAGACCAGCTACACCACTTGGAAATCCTCCATCACCATCTCCGAGGATCTCTCTGAACCCGCGATTATCATGGACGGGCTGTCTTTGGCTTCCGTTGGAGAGGGAGAAGCTTCTCAAGCTCAAGAGACGAGGGCCTCCTGCTTCGGACAGACTTGGCACGAGGACTCTGACTTGCTTGAGCCCTCTCAGATCAAGGAGCTTGTGTACAAACGTACTCTCAAGAGCAAAGATGACGACTCTGTCCTCGACAAGCTTGAGTACGTCTGTCTAGTCCATATTCACCGCTGCCTCGCCTGGCTTGAAAGTGAGGAGGGCAAAGCTTTTATGCCCCAAGATGGCTTCTGGAAGTCCTATGTCGAGTGGATGCACGACACTATCAAGCAATTCCCGCCTCTTGCTGCCAGCGAGGCAGAAGTTGAAGCCGAGCTGGACGCCGCGCGCAAGAGAATCGTTCTGTCCGAGAGTGGCGACATCACAGTGCAGATGGTCGACCGCATCGGAGAGAACTTGAGCAAGATCTTCTCTCGCGTGGTAGAGCCGTTGCAGGTCATGACCGAGGGCGATCTGTTGTACTCCTTCTACCGCGGCGCCTTTGGAACCAGCTTCAACACCAACGTTGCGGAGTACGTTGGATTGATTGCTGACAAGAGACCCGGCATCAACATCTTGGAGATTGGTGCTGGTACCGGTGGCACCACGTATCACGTCCTGGAGCGCCTCCGCAATGCCGATGGAACTTCCAAGGCGGCAAAGTACTGCTTCACGGACATTTCGCCGGGCTTCCTCTCCAAGGCAGCCGACCGCTTCTCGACTGACGCATCCATCATGGAGTTCACGACCCTCAACATCGAAAACGAACCCACCGAGCAGGGCTTCACTCGCGAGAGCTACGATCTCATTGTCTGCGCCAATGTACTCCACGCCACCAAGAGCATCCAAGAGACCCTCGCTCACTGCAAGTCGCTCCTCAAGCCTGGCGGTCGCCTCGTGCTTTCTGAGGTTACGATCAAGCGCATCTTCAGTGGCTTCATCATGGGCCCCCTCCCTGGATGGTGGCTTGGAGAAGATGACGGCCGCAAAGGAGGTCCTCTCCTGGATGTTGAGGAGTGGAACACTGCACTGAACCTGGCCGGCTTTTCGGGTGTGGATGTCGACATTCGCGGCGATCGCGAGGCTTCCAAGGAGCCTGTCTCCTTGATTATCTCGACGAAGCCAGAGAAACAGGTGTCTGGCCCCTCTCaattcgtcgtcgtcagcACAGGGTCCGAACTATCTGAGAAACTTGCAAAGGCCATCAAAGAGCAGTTCGTATCCGCTAGTCAAGATGTGTCAATTGCTCAATGGGATGGGATTTCGGAGAGCCAGGTCAATGGCAAGTACTGTCTCTGCCTCGCTGAATGGGAGGAAGCCATCCTGGCCAACCTCACAGACGAGAATTGGGGGAAGCTGCGCCAAGTCATACTGGGCTCTGCCGGAACTATCTGGATCACTGGTGGTGCCGCGATGGAATGCTCTGAGCCGATGAAGTCATTGATGGTTGGTCTGTCAAGAGCCATTCGTAACGAGGACGCAGGCGTTCGGCTGGCTACCCTCGACCTCGAGACCGCTAGCAACATCAGTTTCGAAGAGGCCGCTAGGAATGTCCTCAAGGTGGCGCTGGGCCACAGTCGTGGCGACGGGGTTGACGGCGAATTCGCAGCTCGCGGTAGCACCGTCTACATCCCGAGAGTAGAGAGAACTCTCAGCGTCGACGGCTCCCTTCGTAGGTACGAAGCCAAGGGACAACCGGAGCTTGTCTCGTTCAAAGGATGCGGACGACCGCTCAAGCTCACCATCAAAACACCTGGTCTTCTCGACACCTTTAGAtgggaagaggacgaaacgtACTACCAGCCCTTGCCTGAAGACTGGATTGAAGTCGAGGTCAAGGCAGTGGGTCTCAACTTCAAGGATGTCCTCGTCGCTTTGGGCAACCTCGCCGAGAACAAGCTCGGTGTCGATGCATCTGGAGTTGTCACTCGCGTCGGCTCAGCGGTCTCGGATTTCAAGCCCGGTGATCGTGTCATGACTGCCTCTTGCGACACTTTTGCGACCTACGTCCGCTTCCCGGCCAAGGGTGCCATTGCCGTCCCTGGAAAGATGACTTTTGAGGAGGCAGCGTCGATGCCCCTGATCTTCCTCACGGCTCATTACTCCCTTGTAACCGCCGGAAGCCTGGTCAAGGATGAGAAGATTCTGATCCATGCCGCTGCCGGAGGTGTCGGTCAAGCTGCAATCATGATCGCGCAGCGCAAGGGCGCTGAGATCTTTGCAACTGTCGGCTCGGACGAGAAGAAGCAGCTCATCATGGAGCAGTATGGAATCCCTGAAGATCACATCTTCAGCAGCCGTGATACCAGCTTTGCCAAAGCTATCATGCGGGCCACCAATGGCCAGGGCGTGGACGTTGTTCTCAACTCCCTGGCTGGTGAAGCCCTTCGTCTGTCGTGGCACTGCCTCGCCAAATTCGGTCGCTTCTTGGAAATTGGAAAGGCCGACCTATTCGCCAACACGGGCCTCGACATGAAGCCCTTCCTCGACAACAAGAGCTACATCGGCGTCAATCTTCTCGATTTTGAGAATAACCCCACTCCCCGCGCAGTAGCTCTCTGGGAAGATACAGCAAAGCTCATCCATGATGGCTCCGTCAAGCCCATCGCGCCGATCCAGCTCTTCTCCATGGCCGAGGTCGAGAAGGCCTTCCGTCATATGCAGGCTGGCAAGCACATGGGTAAGGTAGTCGTTCGAGTCGACGATTCGGACATGGTCTCCGCCATCCCCCGCATGCCGAGTGTGGACATCCAAGCAGACGCAACCTACGTCGTCGCCGGTGTTGGTGGTATCTGTAAGGAGATTGGACGCTGGCTTGCAGAGAAGGGTGCTAAGCATCTCGTCTTGCTCTCTCGCTCGGCCGCCAGCAGTGAGGAGAACAAGGCTTTCGCCTCTGAGCTTCAGAAGACTTATGAGGCCAACACCTATGCATATGATTGCGATGTTGGCAACAAGGCTGCCCTTCAAGAGGTATTGGAGGACTTGAAGGCAAAGGGCGTCCCTGCTGTGAAGGGATGTGTGACCGGTGCCATGGTTCTCAGA GATACCCTCTTTGACAAGATGACTGCGGACCACGTCCGCACAACTGTCGGGCCCAAGGTCCGCGGAACCTGGAACCTGCACGAGCTCCTCCCGCGAGACCTCGACTTCTTCGTGATGCTCAGCTCCCTCGCTGGAGTCATGGGCCACCGCGGACAGGGCAACTACGGATGCGGCAATATCTTCCAGGACTACTTCGCGGCGTACCGCCGCAGCCAGGGCCTGCGCGCCATGACAATTGACATTGGCTATCTCCTCAGCGTCGGCTTCGTGGCAGAGCATGATGAGTACGTAGACCACGTCAAGGCCATGGGCCTCAAGGTGATGCACAAGAGCGATCTCCACGGCCTCATGGCCACGGCGCTCGAGGGCTCCGAAGCGCATCCTCCGCAGGTTATGTGTGGACTCCCTTATAACGAGCACGACGACGCGTGGTACTGGATCCAGGACCAGCGGTTCGCTGGCCTCAGGAAGACTGCCGCGGGCTCCGGAGCGGGCGGGTCTGCCACTGTTTCTCTTCGAGAAGAGCTAGGTCGCTGTGGCAAGACGGACGACGAGGCTGTGCATCTGATTACCTCTGCTCTGGTGCAGCGCCTGGCCAAGTTGATGATGATGCCCGAGGACGATGTTGATGCGGGCAAGCCACTGAGTGCTTATGGCGTTGACAGCTTGGTTGCCGTTGAGGTCAGGAATTGGATTGCAAAGGAAGTTGCGGTCGAGGTTAGTGTATTCGACATTATGGCCAATATTCCTATGAGGCAACTGGCTGCGGATTTGGCTGGGAAGAGCAAGCTTTTGGTTCAAGAAGTTTCATAA